One Persicobacter psychrovividus DNA window includes the following coding sequences:
- a CDS encoding TlpA disulfide reductase family protein, translated as MKKYLFGLSILASIGFSACNSSEQAQQENAKHTVHLKGNIQKAEDAQGAVVLLQVEPAGNLRDTIRVDANGKFDYELKDFEPGFYRLMVYNQLPVILAINNNDLEINVDAENSKVTGSPEVEVQQKINLLNQQITDSVAEIQMNYAEAANKKDQAGMQMAEAQFTNLQGQLNQQIKKIIEEAPVNLTTLNILKDVITYDTDPEFVDAQLARLNKKMPGLKIVKQFEMQLAATKKLAIGAEAPEVSLKDQEGKTIKLSSLRGQVVLLDFWASWCGPCRKESPSLVKAYKNFHDKGFEIYGISLDRNPEAWQKAKADDQLPGVQVIGMEDGKADVAGIYQITAIPASFLLDKEGKIIAKNLRGEELEKALEKAL; from the coding sequence ATGAAAAAATATCTTTTTGGGCTCTCCATTCTTGCTTCTATCGGGTTTAGCGCCTGTAATTCTTCGGAACAAGCACAACAGGAAAATGCCAAACATACCGTTCACCTGAAGGGGAATATTCAAAAAGCTGAAGATGCCCAAGGTGCTGTGGTACTTTTGCAAGTGGAACCTGCAGGTAATCTGCGCGACACCATTCGGGTGGATGCCAATGGAAAATTTGATTATGAATTGAAGGACTTTGAGCCAGGATTTTATCGTCTGATGGTTTACAATCAGCTTCCTGTGATTTTAGCGATCAACAATAATGACCTTGAGATTAATGTTGATGCGGAGAACTCCAAGGTTACGGGCTCTCCTGAGGTTGAGGTGCAGCAAAAGATCAATTTACTCAATCAGCAAATTACCGACAGCGTGGCTGAAATTCAGATGAATTATGCCGAAGCGGCCAATAAAAAAGACCAGGCAGGAATGCAAATGGCCGAAGCGCAATTTACCAACTTGCAAGGGCAGTTGAATCAGCAAATAAAAAAAATTATTGAGGAGGCGCCAGTCAACCTAACTACCCTGAACATTTTAAAGGATGTGATTACCTATGATACTGATCCAGAATTTGTAGATGCACAGCTTGCTCGACTTAATAAGAAAATGCCTGGCCTGAAAATCGTCAAGCAATTTGAGATGCAGCTTGCGGCAACAAAAAAGCTTGCCATTGGTGCCGAAGCCCCCGAGGTCAGCCTCAAAGATCAGGAAGGAAAAACCATTAAGCTGTCCTCTTTGCGTGGTCAGGTGGTTTTGTTGGATTTTTGGGCTTCATGGTGTGGACCTTGCCGTAAGGAAAGCCCAAGCCTTGTGAAAGCCTATAAAAACTTCCACGATAAAGGATTTGAAATTTATGGCATCTCACTCGACCGCAACCCTGAAGCGTGGCAAAAAGCCAAGGCTGATGATCAGTTGCCAGGCGTGCAGGTGATCGGGATGGAAGATGGTAAAGCCGATGTAGCAGGTATCTATCAGATCACGGCTATTCCTGCATCTTTCCTTTTAGATAAAGAAGGGAAAATCATCGCCAAGAATTTAAGGGGCGAGGAATTGGAGAAGGCGTTGGAGAAGGCGTTGTAG
- a CDS encoding YfiT family bacillithiol transferase gives MNSTINLRFPIGEMPSEKHPTSAQLEQWILTIEQFSSTLQEVVKDLSVDQLNWCYRAGGWSIKQLVHHCADSHMNSFIRFKLALTEEAPAIRPYFEDRWAELSDSLDDNIEDSLLLLRALHRKWVKLLKSLNQEELNRTFVHPEHGTSFSLVENIGIYAWHCNHHLAHVRLAIEAEGKLRGRPYL, from the coding sequence ATGAATTCTACAATCAACCTACGATTCCCTATTGGGGAAATGCCTTCTGAAAAACACCCAACTTCAGCACAATTGGAACAATGGATTTTGACGATTGAACAGTTTTCTTCCACCTTACAAGAGGTCGTGAAGGACTTATCAGTTGATCAGTTAAATTGGTGTTATAGAGCAGGAGGGTGGAGCATCAAACAATTAGTTCATCATTGTGCAGATTCTCATATGAACAGCTTCATTCGGTTCAAATTGGCATTAACAGAAGAGGCGCCAGCGATTAGACCCTATTTTGAAGATCGTTGGGCAGAACTATCAGATAGTTTGGATGATAATATTGAGGATTCTTTGCTTTTGCTCAGGGCATTGCATCGGAAATGGGTGAAGTTGTTGAAAAGCCTTAATCAAGAGGAGTTGAATCGAACCTTTGTGCATCCCGAGCATGGTACGTCCTTTAGTTTGGTGGAGAATATTGGGATTTATGCATGGCATTGTAACCATCATTTGGCTCATGTTCGATTGGCAATTGAGGCTGAAGGGAAGCTAAGGGGTAGGCCATATTTATAA
- a CDS encoding FAD-binding and (Fe-S)-binding domain-containing protein has product MMDTVDNQLLSVLAEQLQGQLYYDDLMLKLYATDASAYRELPLAVAIPENKEDLFTLVKFADQHQVPLIPRTAGTSLAGQVVGKGIIVDVSKKFTDILSVDTENQRVTVQPGVIRDVLNMHLKASQLYFGPETSTANRAMIGGMVGNNSCGSNSVVYGSTREQLIEVKAILADGSDVTFSALNREEFEKKCQLKTLEGALYHGMDAMLSDKANQEEIRKEFPKPSIPRRNTGYAIDMLLDTAPYTFGKDDFNFCKLIAGSEGTLALIYEITLQCAPLPPTEQALVALHFNSVDEALKGNLVALKHDVLASELMDQFILECTANSKMYAPYRFFVQGEPGAILAVDISRDTKEEVQQVYEAMVADFKEAGLGYHFPLIEGADCGKVWSLRKAGLGLLSNMPGDAKPAPVIEDTAVDVEDLPAFIRDFNVTLDKYGLSCVHYAHAGSGELHLRPILNLKTKEGNEMFRTIATEIAHLVKKYNGSLSGEHGDGRLRGEFIPLMIGQKNYALLKEVKRMWDPKGIFNPNKIVDTPKMNESLRFEPGQETPEIETLLDFSSTHGVVRAAENCNGTGICLKSHASGGTMCPSYMATREEKHSTRGRANILREVLNNNTNANRFDSEELKEVLDLCLSCKGCKSECPSNVDIGKLKAEFLQNYYDVHGAPLRSRMIANIHKSNHLASKVSSLFNFMVDNSVTSSIVKATAGIAPQRSIPKVHKVTLRDWFNKRPKQRTPAIHGQVYFFCDEFTNYNDTNIGQTAIKLLEALGYEVLMVEHAPSGRAYLSKGFLRKGKAFAEKNINIFSKLVNDKTPLVGLEPSAILSFRDEYIDLTRGTMRKQAEQLAKNVFMIDEFIDQLMEAGKVDKSRFTKESKKVKLHGHCQQKAVASLVPSKRILSFPSNYTVESIPSGCCGMAGSFGYEKEHYELSMQIGELVLFPTVRKQPEEVLISATGTSCRHQIKDGTDRHAKHPVEILYEALD; this is encoded by the coding sequence ATGATGGACACGGTGGACAATCAACTACTTTCGGTGCTTGCTGAGCAGTTACAGGGGCAATTATATTATGATGACCTGATGCTCAAGCTTTATGCTACTGATGCTTCAGCATACCGAGAACTTCCGCTTGCGGTGGCAATCCCTGAAAATAAAGAGGACCTTTTCACTTTGGTAAAATTTGCGGATCAGCATCAAGTACCACTGATTCCCCGAACGGCGGGAACCTCACTTGCCGGGCAGGTGGTCGGCAAGGGGATTATTGTTGATGTCTCCAAAAAGTTCACCGACATCCTTTCTGTAGATACCGAAAATCAGCGGGTGACTGTTCAGCCTGGTGTAATTCGCGATGTGCTGAATATGCACCTGAAAGCTTCACAGCTTTATTTTGGTCCGGAAACCTCTACGGCCAACCGCGCCATGATCGGCGGAATGGTGGGCAATAATTCCTGCGGATCCAATTCGGTGGTTTATGGCTCTACCCGTGAGCAGCTGATTGAGGTGAAGGCTATTCTTGCTGATGGCTCTGATGTCACTTTTTCAGCCCTCAACAGGGAGGAATTCGAGAAAAAATGTCAGCTAAAAACCCTTGAAGGCGCTTTATATCACGGTATGGACGCCATGCTTTCCGATAAAGCCAATCAGGAGGAAATCAGGAAGGAGTTCCCGAAGCCGTCTATTCCACGTCGCAACACAGGTTATGCCATTGACATGCTCCTGGATACGGCACCTTATACCTTTGGAAAAGATGATTTCAACTTTTGTAAATTGATTGCCGGATCAGAAGGAACCCTGGCATTGATTTATGAAATTACCTTGCAGTGTGCCCCTTTGCCCCCGACGGAGCAAGCATTGGTTGCACTTCATTTTAACAGTGTTGATGAGGCACTGAAAGGTAATTTGGTCGCACTGAAACATGATGTGCTGGCTTCAGAATTAATGGATCAGTTTATTTTGGAGTGTACCGCCAACAGTAAAATGTATGCGCCTTACCGCTTTTTTGTGCAAGGTGAGCCGGGTGCAATTTTGGCGGTGGATATTTCCCGAGATACCAAGGAGGAAGTGCAGCAGGTTTATGAGGCGATGGTGGCAGACTTTAAGGAAGCAGGCTTGGGCTATCATTTCCCACTGATTGAAGGAGCTGACTGCGGTAAGGTGTGGTCGCTGCGTAAGGCAGGTTTGGGCTTGTTGTCGAATATGCCGGGCGATGCCAAACCGGCACCGGTGATTGAGGATACAGCCGTTGATGTGGAGGATTTGCCAGCCTTTATCCGCGATTTCAATGTTACACTCGACAAGTACGGCTTGAGTTGTGTCCATTATGCCCATGCAGGTTCAGGCGAGTTGCATTTGCGTCCGATTTTGAACCTGAAGACCAAAGAAGGGAATGAGATGTTCCGTACAATTGCGACGGAAATTGCCCATTTGGTGAAAAAATATAATGGCTCATTAAGTGGGGAGCATGGCGATGGCCGTTTGCGCGGGGAGTTTATTCCGCTGATGATCGGGCAAAAAAATTATGCCCTGCTCAAAGAGGTCAAGCGCATGTGGGATCCGAAGGGCATCTTCAATCCGAACAAGATTGTCGATACGCCGAAGATGAACGAAAGCCTGCGTTTTGAGCCAGGACAGGAAACACCAGAAATTGAAACCCTGCTTGATTTTTCTTCTACCCACGGCGTGGTGCGGGCAGCAGAAAACTGTAACGGAACGGGCATCTGCCTGAAATCCCATGCTTCTGGCGGGACCATGTGTCCGAGTTATATGGCGACCCGTGAGGAAAAACATTCTACCCGTGGGCGGGCGAATATTCTGCGGGAGGTTTTGAACAATAATACCAATGCCAACCGCTTTGACAGCGAAGAGCTGAAAGAGGTTTTGGATCTGTGTCTGTCCTGCAAAGGCTGTAAATCGGAATGTCCATCCAATGTGGATATTGGTAAACTGAAGGCGGAATTTCTGCAAAACTACTACGATGTGCATGGCGCGCCTTTGCGCTCAAGAATGATTGCCAATATTCATAAAAGCAACCACCTCGCATCGAAGGTGTCGTCATTGTTTAACTTTATGGTGGATAATTCGGTCACCTCTTCGATAGTGAAGGCGACGGCGGGCATCGCACCTCAGCGCAGTATTCCCAAGGTACATAAAGTGACTTTGCGTGATTGGTTCAATAAGCGTCCGAAGCAACGCACCCCTGCGATTCATGGGCAGGTGTATTTCTTCTGCGATGAATTTACCAATTATAACGATACCAATATCGGACAAACGGCGATTAAGCTTTTGGAAGCCCTGGGCTATGAGGTGTTGATGGTGGAGCATGCCCCAAGTGGAAGGGCTTACCTGTCGAAAGGTTTCCTGAGAAAAGGGAAGGCTTTTGCGGAGAAGAACATCAATATTTTCTCCAAATTGGTGAATGATAAAACGCCTTTGGTGGGTTTGGAACCTTCAGCGATTTTGTCTTTCCGCGATGAATATATCGACCTGACCCGTGGCACCATGCGCAAGCAGGCGGAGCAGTTGGCAAAGAATGTATTTATGATTGATGAGTTCATTGATCAGTTGATGGAAGCAGGGAAAGTGGATAAAAGTCGCTTTACCAAAGAAAGTAAAAAGGTTAAACTGCATGGGCACTGTCAGCAAAAGGCGGTGGCGAGTTTGGTGCCTTCCAAGCGGATATTATCCTTTCCAAGCAACTACACCGTGGAGTCTATCCCTTCAGGATGTTGCGGAATGGCAGGCTCTTTCGGTTATGAAAAAGAGCATTATGAACTATCAATGCAGATCGGAGAATTGGTGCTGTTCCCAACGGTGAGAAAGCAACCGGAAGAGGTTTTGATTTCAGCGACTGGAACAAGTTGCCGACATCAAATTAAGGATGGAACTGACCGTCACGCCAAGCACCCTGTGGAGATTTTGTATGAGGCTTTGGATTAA
- a CDS encoding C40 family peptidase: MRQQLPVFFCLIILVLVLGSCSARKKARSRKVNTIIQTARSYTGTPYRWGGTTRAGMDCSGLLVNSFQAGGIKLPRTSHEQAKLGKKVGMKELQKGDLVFFATGKKRRKITHVGMVTGKKGKDRIMFIHSSSSLGVVETNIYSSYFKKRFRYGRRVI; encoded by the coding sequence ATGAGACAACAACTTCCCGTATTTTTTTGCCTGATAATTTTAGTGCTCGTGCTGGGCAGCTGCTCGGCCCGAAAAAAAGCCCGCAGCCGAAAAGTCAACACGATCATTCAAACAGCACGTTCCTATACGGGCACCCCTTACCGTTGGGGCGGCACCACCCGTGCGGGCATGGATTGCAGCGGCCTGCTGGTCAATTCCTTTCAGGCCGGCGGCATAAAGCTTCCGCGAACATCGCATGAACAAGCGAAACTGGGTAAAAAAGTAGGGATGAAGGAGTTGCAGAAAGGCGACCTTGTATTCTTTGCTACAGGAAAGAAGCGGCGGAAGATTACGCATGTCGGGATGGTAACCGGAAAAAAGGGAAAAGACAGGATCATGTTTATTCATTCTTCAAGCAGCCTGGGCGTGGTTGAGACCAATATTTATTCAAGCTATTTCAAGAAGCGGTTCCGGTATGGCCGAAGGGTCATTTAA
- a CDS encoding SpoIIE family protein phosphatase: MIKWPQYCVLFLITILWGGGLLKAQRINFEMLQEVVPIHDFQANSESFAITQNKGHYLFFAHEKGALMFDGMYWRNFNPNDSRQINTVASSLSTDHVFYGAVGDIGRMDFDQKGEMHFHSFLNELPDSVKHFRQVLDAYVVGNNVYFNLKHRVLMREIDRSSWSEIQLGPYIRHIFPLKAGIFIESPNKWVLYRYGRKLPIPIRNVEDHKVEGVIEISPSHLILVGRYGQNDWVMDLNPKTGEHSYWDLPKKLGRIEGSAKIRNGLIGIYTRNRGVIYLSIKSQSVVRRIERKEGMSSNRVYDLFVDFRGISWIITSKSIVQVRNDGVNFKHFQEGDQYKGMVTKIFRQSDDTLYFGTEQEFGRIIENSDQDMPRIEILSDDSGKINDIQESKELGIVISTEEGLFRWSVRRQQIERIPSVPNRLRDFLIFQFAGNEWLCLARSNYVVVYQLKGGKAIKRWKETQWEGVPNQLTVGTLFPDGSYRIWVNHANGELAELKLHWGVNEGLAVSKRYFGATEGFDPGLGFEQSLAPVLGENVFQSEDSFWHFMEEEDRFEQVNPPLKGVNFVLPVSPSEKKLLISERSAEEDYFWIGQWTGKEMVPVSRSIYGLNLGTIRTGAGGSDHGRVWVGGRIGLLSVNTELFNIPFGEFRPRVLRLDYLNGDYTRYMSPTFSETVTIPYDSLPVRVNYSVIGENMMPHKYRYRITAPKRFFSGESHWSEWSYDHKIVLEHLYEGAYRVDLQSQNTFGHSSETTQFNIVILPPFYRKWYMLLLYFFGLIGLMIISGKWFSYKLRREKKVLEHKVKERTRSIARKNELLEEKNQAIREQAQVLSLKNEQISRDMRYGAQLQRMNRPREEELQQYFADHFVFSAPKDTIGGDFYMIIPLDEGRCCMVVGDCTGHGVPGALVSSIATVLIRETVNFYGLEEPCEILERLDHEFGKLMKNENPYLQEGMELGLAQIDRKRKKIKYAGARRSLWVLQSGQVLKVKGVRRSIGEQYLRGASPYTQQEFDYKGTEGFFLFTDGLTDQFGGEGNRKFGFKQLEQLIQKQQSQQGVVLSQKLFVDAFYQWKRAEEQVDDVTIVGFTL, from the coding sequence ATGATTAAATGGCCCCAATACTGTGTACTTTTTCTGATAACAATCCTGTGGGGTGGGGGGCTTTTGAAAGCACAACGCATTAATTTTGAAATGCTGCAGGAAGTCGTGCCCATTCATGATTTTCAGGCCAATTCCGAAAGTTTTGCCATTACACAGAACAAAGGGCATTATCTGTTTTTCGCCCATGAGAAGGGAGCCCTGATGTTCGACGGCATGTATTGGCGGAATTTCAACCCCAACGATTCCCGACAGATCAATACCGTCGCCTCTTCGCTATCCACAGATCATGTATTTTACGGAGCCGTAGGAGATATTGGCCGCATGGACTTTGATCAAAAGGGGGAAATGCATTTCCATTCTTTTCTCAATGAATTGCCCGACAGTGTGAAGCACTTTCGGCAGGTTTTGGATGCTTACGTGGTGGGCAATAATGTTTATTTCAACCTGAAACATCGGGTGCTAATGCGCGAAATTGATCGCAGCAGCTGGTCAGAGATTCAGCTTGGCCCATATATTCGGCATATCTTTCCCCTGAAAGCAGGGATATTTATTGAGAGTCCCAACAAGTGGGTGTTGTATCGTTACGGGCGAAAATTACCGATTCCGATCCGCAATGTGGAAGACCATAAAGTGGAGGGGGTCATTGAAATTTCACCATCGCATTTGATCCTTGTTGGGCGCTATGGACAAAACGACTGGGTGATGGATTTAAACCCTAAAACGGGTGAGCATAGCTATTGGGACCTGCCTAAAAAGCTCGGGCGTATTGAGGGAAGTGCCAAAATCCGCAATGGGCTGATCGGTATTTATACCCGTAATCGGGGGGTCATTTATTTAAGTATCAAGTCGCAGTCGGTGGTTCGGAGGATTGAGCGCAAGGAGGGGATGAGCTCCAACCGGGTCTATGACCTTTTTGTGGATTTCCGTGGGATCTCGTGGATCATCACTTCTAAATCCATTGTGCAGGTGCGAAACGATGGGGTCAATTTCAAGCATTTTCAGGAGGGTGATCAATACAAGGGAATGGTGACGAAGATTTTCCGGCAGAGCGATGATACCCTTTATTTTGGGACAGAGCAGGAGTTTGGGCGGATAATTGAAAATTCGGATCAAGACATGCCGCGGATTGAGATTCTTTCTGATGACAGCGGCAAGATCAACGACATTCAGGAAAGCAAGGAGCTGGGAATTGTGATCAGTACAGAGGAAGGTTTGTTTCGTTGGAGCGTCAGGAGGCAACAGATTGAGCGCATTCCGTCGGTACCTAATCGCCTGCGGGACTTTTTGATCTTTCAGTTTGCGGGCAACGAATGGCTTTGCCTCGCCCGCAGTAACTATGTGGTCGTTTATCAGCTCAAGGGAGGCAAAGCCATCAAGCGGTGGAAGGAAACCCAATGGGAAGGAGTGCCCAATCAGCTGACTGTCGGTACGCTTTTTCCCGATGGTTCCTACCGTATTTGGGTAAATCACGCCAATGGGGAGCTGGCCGAGCTGAAGCTCCACTGGGGGGTGAATGAAGGCTTGGCAGTCAGTAAGCGGTATTTTGGGGCCACCGAAGGCTTTGATCCCGGCTTGGGTTTCGAACAGTCGTTGGCGCCAGTGTTAGGCGAAAATGTGTTTCAATCTGAGGATAGCTTTTGGCATTTTATGGAAGAGGAAGATCGTTTTGAGCAGGTAAATCCACCGCTTAAAGGGGTGAATTTTGTGCTGCCAGTGAGCCCTTCCGAGAAAAAATTATTGATCAGTGAACGTTCTGCGGAGGAAGATTATTTCTGGATTGGCCAGTGGACCGGCAAAGAGATGGTGCCGGTAAGCCGTTCGATTTACGGGCTGAACCTCGGCACAATACGCACTGGTGCCGGAGGTTCTGATCATGGCCGTGTTTGGGTTGGGGGGCGCATTGGTTTGCTGAGTGTAAATACCGAACTGTTCAATATTCCCTTCGGGGAATTTCGCCCTCGGGTTTTACGGCTTGATTACCTGAATGGGGATTACACCCGCTATATGTCGCCGACTTTCAGCGAAACGGTAACGATTCCTTATGACAGCCTGCCGGTGAGGGTCAATTATTCAGTGATTGGCGAGAACATGATGCCCCACAAATACCGTTACCGCATCACGGCACCTAAGCGGTTTTTTAGTGGTGAATCGCATTGGTCGGAATGGAGTTACGATCATAAAATTGTGCTTGAACACCTTTATGAAGGCGCTTACAGGGTTGATCTGCAATCACAAAATACCTTTGGGCATTCCAGTGAAACCACGCAATTCAACATTGTCATTCTTCCGCCATTTTACCGGAAGTGGTATATGTTACTGCTTTATTTCTTTGGATTAATCGGTCTGATGATCATCAGTGGAAAGTGGTTTTCCTATAAGTTGCGAAGGGAGAAAAAAGTGCTGGAGCACAAAGTAAAAGAGCGGACCCGGTCTATCGCCCGAAAAAATGAGTTGCTGGAAGAGAAAAACCAAGCCATCAGGGAGCAGGCACAAGTGCTTTCGCTAAAGAATGAGCAGATCAGCAGAGATATGCGCTACGGTGCACAATTACAGCGGATGAACCGCCCGAGAGAAGAAGAGCTGCAACAGTATTTTGCTGACCACTTTGTGTTTTCTGCACCCAAGGATACCATTGGCGGCGATTTTTATATGATCATTCCCCTGGATGAGGGCCGCTGCTGTATGGTGGTGGGCGACTGTACAGGGCATGGGGTACCAGGGGCGTTGGTGTCCTCTATTGCGACCGTCTTAATTCGGGAGACCGTTAATTTTTACGGACTGGAGGAGCCCTGTGAAATTCTTGAGAGGCTTGACCATGAGTTTGGCAAGCTGATGAAAAATGAAAATCCCTACCTTCAGGAGGGGATGGAGCTTGGCCTTGCGCAGATCGACCGAAAGCGGAAAAAAATAAAATATGCGGGTGCGCGCCGTTCCTTATGGGTGCTGCAAAGTGGGCAGGTGCTAAAAGTAAAAGGGGTTCGCCGATCGATTGGCGAACAGTATTTACGGGGAGCTTCGCCTTACACACAACAGGAGTTTGACTATAAAGGAACGGAAGGTTTTTTCCTTTTTACCGATGGTCTGACGGATCAGTTTGGTGGAGAGGGTAATCGTAAATTTGGCTTTAAGCAACTCGAGCAACTGATTCAGAAACAGCAAAGCCAACAGGGCGTGGTGCTGTCCCAAAAATTATTTGTCGATGCCTTTTACCAATGGAAACGTGCCGAGGAACAGGTGGATGATGTAACCATTGTCGGTTTCACGCTTTAA
- a CDS encoding FKBP-type peptidyl-prolyl cis-trans isomerase, with the protein MRFLKHFAFIFALSTVLFACSENPRPTENDERNSQQDIEMGLFLQKKYPNEDFIKINQGVYKHTDVEPSADATPADAGNVVAIQYELYTVDQDNNGQFVDGHLIEKLVQNINGNDTTYTKTSVVFSDAEREIVKEEDDPFVYGLNQGNTFPSTFSGISGNIKEGETATFFFTGQFGYGQYSYQKIGVGRYQPVMLKVTMTKVFDEDSFEAFEDRRIVKEIQRDSKYWDNEGINWKEVAITENGTHVITWNRDTLSDTEDSIQRKAQVKVDYTGRLFKFDSLVFDTSVKDTAELYDLAPRQTYEPFEFEVGVGSVINGWDEGVQKMFLNEIGVLYIPTTAAYVASPAGGRIVVPEFLREDLNENPSNPAGLSSIIKPYDPLKFNMHITEVDNPSEE; encoded by the coding sequence ATGCGCTTTTTAAAGCACTTCGCTTTTATTTTTGCACTATCAACAGTGCTTTTCGCTTGTTCCGAAAATCCTCGCCCTACGGAGAACGATGAACGCAACTCGCAACAAGACATCGAGATGGGCTTGTTCCTTCAGAAAAAATACCCTAACGAAGATTTCATAAAAATCAATCAGGGTGTTTATAAACATACAGATGTTGAGCCTTCAGCTGATGCTACACCTGCCGATGCCGGAAATGTGGTAGCCATTCAGTATGAACTTTACACCGTAGATCAAGACAATAATGGCCAGTTTGTTGATGGCCACTTAATTGAGAAACTTGTTCAGAATATCAACGGAAACGACACGACTTACACCAAAACATCGGTGGTCTTTTCTGATGCAGAAAGAGAGATTGTTAAGGAGGAAGATGATCCTTTTGTATATGGCCTGAACCAGGGCAACACTTTCCCTTCCACCTTCAGTGGTATTAGTGGCAACATTAAAGAAGGTGAAACAGCGACCTTTTTCTTTACTGGCCAGTTTGGTTACGGTCAGTATTCTTACCAAAAAATTGGTGTGGGCCGCTATCAGCCTGTCATGCTGAAAGTCACCATGACAAAGGTCTTTGATGAAGACAGCTTTGAGGCATTTGAGGACCGAAGAATTGTTAAGGAAATTCAGCGCGACAGTAAATACTGGGACAACGAAGGGATTAACTGGAAAGAGGTTGCGATTACCGAAAATGGTACGCACGTGATTACCTGGAACCGAGATACCCTTTCGGATACCGAAGATTCTATTCAGCGAAAAGCACAAGTAAAAGTGGACTACACCGGACGCTTATTCAAATTTGATTCACTGGTATTTGATACTTCAGTAAAAGATACTGCCGAACTTTACGACCTTGCCCCGCGCCAAACCTACGAACCTTTCGAGTTTGAAGTAGGTGTCGGAAGTGTAATTAACGGCTGGGATGAAGGTGTACAAAAAATGTTCCTGAACGAGATTGGCGTATTGTATATTCCTACCACTGCTGCATATGTGGCATCACCTGCAGGTGGGCGAATTGTAGTGCCAGAATTCCTGCGTGAAGACCTCAATGAAAACCCGAGCAATCCCGCAGGGCTCTCGAGTATCATTAAGCCTTATGACCCATTGAAATTTAATATGCACATCACCGAGGTGGATAATCCCTCGGAGGAGTAA
- a CDS encoding class I SAM-dependent RNA methyltransferase, which translates to MSAQKIVIICAPRMSEVVAQEVRDLNLKVDSVERLSVTLYGDFKTAMKLNLHLRCANRVLLEATSFEAHTANDLYKHIRKFDWEMYIPLTGYFTIDSYVHNDTIRDNRFANQKMKDAIADRFMRDFQKRPDSGSDRSRTCLYLHWVENRAQVYFDTTGETIAKHGYRINPWKAPMIESLAAAAILNSKWNKESHFINPMCGSGTLAIEAALIALNIIPGMFRENYGFMHLRQFRKDDFDQLMQEAIANEKDAPSHMRIIASDHDSKALDAARTNAEEAGVDHLIEFVQCDYAEAEVPYGPGVVIMNPEYGERLGEEEELLPVYQGIGDFFKQQCDGKRAYVFTGNIPLGKRIGLRASRRIEMQNGRIDCRLFEYEMYR; encoded by the coding sequence ATGTCTGCACAAAAAATTGTCATCATCTGTGCTCCAAGAATGAGCGAAGTCGTTGCTCAGGAGGTTAGAGACTTGAACCTAAAAGTAGATTCAGTCGAAAGATTAAGTGTTACCCTATACGGGGACTTCAAAACGGCAATGAAACTCAACTTGCACCTGCGTTGTGCCAACCGCGTGTTACTTGAGGCAACAAGCTTTGAGGCCCATACGGCCAATGATCTTTACAAACACATCCGCAAGTTTGACTGGGAGATGTATATCCCGCTGACGGGCTATTTCACTATTGATTCCTATGTGCATAACGATACCATCCGTGATAATCGTTTTGCCAACCAGAAGATGAAGGATGCTATTGCAGACCGTTTCATGCGCGACTTTCAGAAACGCCCAGACTCGGGTTCTGACCGAAGCCGTACCTGCCTTTACCTGCACTGGGTAGAAAACCGCGCTCAGGTTTACTTTGATACCACCGGAGAAACCATTGCCAAACACGGTTACCGCATCAATCCATGGAAAGCACCTATGATTGAATCTTTGGCGGCAGCGGCGATTTTAAATTCCAAATGGAACAAGGAAAGCCACTTTATTAACCCAATGTGCGGATCAGGCACTTTGGCGATTGAAGCCGCACTGATTGCCCTGAATATTATTCCGGGAATGTTCCGTGAGAATTATGGATTTATGCACTTGCGCCAGTTCAGAAAAGATGATTTTGACCAACTGATGCAAGAGGCCATTGCCAATGAAAAGGATGCCCCAAGCCACATGCGTATTATCGCCAGTGACCACGACTCCAAGGCGCTTGATGCTGCACGTACTAATGCAGAAGAAGCGGGCGTTGATCACCTGATTGAGTTTGTACAGTGCGATTATGCAGAAGCAGAAGTACCTTACGGACCAGGGGTTGTGATTATGAACCCTGAGTATGGCGAACGCTTGGGCGAAGAAGAGGAACTGCTGCCTGTTTATCAGGGAATTGGAGATTTCTTCAAACAACAATGTGATGGCAAACGGGCCTATGTTTTCACAGGAAATATTCCTTTGGGAAAACGTATCGGTCTGCGGGCTTCGAGAAGAATAGAAATGCAAAACGGACGAATTGACTGTCGTCTGTTTGAATATGAAATGTACCGATAG